One genomic region from Jilunia laotingensis encodes:
- a CDS encoding hybrid sensor histidine kinase/response regulator transcription factor, which produces MKNLITTLFLVFVIIVTNTTNQLYSILLLTAGIILIFWLLFNLLVMRKEINLLKEQNQYVMDSFHDILTPVTLVHTFLKTACDSNFSENIRKELFMSVRNMNSLNDHLTRLMILKKQLTCSSKMELTEYELGAFLRSRVLAMREFAASRHITLEIKSDFSYASVRVDQSKIIPVIDKFIKNAITCRETGMGIVLSISINENTWSIKISDSGDHKLMSCYRCKKHQLMKHAVELEHCFVGSLLCHKLIGLCNGKILVDRENHTVSLQFPVINPSTEPSEHSVIRITKTPAEHNIDNLFRKTSQRRISDKPEVVLLDSNDDFRCYLEAHLSDEYIIKSFVNGAVAFAYIKEEYPDLVVSNTVLEGMSGEELSSRLKTSRETSVIPIILYGSSVDTDNRYKRQASLADSYLLTPFHIEDLKIEMSVLISNSRLLRKSFLQSIFGEKFINIPDADNGNSANHVFINQVKEFILENIDNEDFLIKHIAEKFNVSRTSFFNKWKSLTGESPKCIIHRIRMEKARELLESGKYAVSVIPEMIGLRSEKNFRKEYKKYFKMTPCESITKI; this is translated from the coding sequence ATGAAGAACCTAATAACAACTTTATTTCTTGTTTTTGTAATTATAGTTACAAACACTACAAACCAATTATATTCTATCCTACTGCTGACAGCAGGAATTATTTTGATCTTTTGGCTCCTATTCAATTTGCTTGTAATGAGAAAAGAAATTAATCTCTTGAAAGAACAAAATCAATATGTCATGGATTCTTTCCATGATATTCTCACTCCGGTTACTTTGGTACATACTTTCTTAAAAACAGCCTGCGATAGCAATTTCTCCGAAAACATTCGAAAAGAACTTTTCATGTCTGTTCGTAATATGAACAGTCTTAATGATCATCTGACAAGATTAATGATCCTGAAGAAACAGCTTACCTGTTCTTCCAAAATGGAATTGACAGAGTATGAGTTGGGAGCTTTTCTGAGAAGCAGGGTGCTAGCTATGCGGGAATTTGCTGCCAGTAGACATATCACTCTAGAAATCAAATCCGATTTCAGCTATGCCAGCGTCCGGGTCGATCAAAGTAAAATCATTCCCGTAATTGATAAATTCATTAAGAATGCAATCACTTGCAGAGAAACCGGGATGGGTATCGTATTGTCTATTTCCATCAATGAAAATACGTGGAGTATTAAGATCTCAGACTCCGGAGACCATAAACTGATGTCTTGTTATAGATGTAAAAAGCATCAATTGATGAAGCATGCGGTGGAACTCGAACATTGTTTCGTGGGGAGCCTTCTCTGTCATAAACTGATTGGATTGTGTAATGGGAAAATTCTTGTAGACAGAGAGAATCATACCGTTTCATTGCAATTTCCCGTGATAAATCCCTCTACTGAACCATCGGAACATTCTGTTATCCGTATTACCAAAACTCCCGCAGAACATAATATTGACAATCTGTTCAGGAAAACCTCACAAAGAAGAATCTCGGACAAACCGGAAGTCGTTCTTTTAGATAGTAATGACGATTTCAGATGTTATCTTGAGGCACATTTATCCGATGAATATATAATCAAAAGTTTTGTGAACGGTGCAGTGGCATTTGCTTATATAAAAGAAGAATATCCTGATCTGGTGGTTAGCAATACGGTACTGGAGGGGATGAGTGGCGAAGAGCTTTCTTCGCGGTTGAAAACGTCCAGGGAGACTTCGGTCATACCTATTATCCTGTATGGCTCAAGCGTAGATACTGATAACCGTTATAAAAGGCAAGCTTCCCTTGCCGACAGCTATTTGTTAACCCCTTTCCATATTGAAGATTTGAAGATAGAAATGTCAGTCCTTATCAGTAATAGTCGTTTGCTCCGGAAGTCATTTCTCCAAAGTATATTCGGAGAGAAATTTATTAATATTCCCGATGCTGACAATGGAAATAGCGCCAATCATGTATTTATCAATCAAGTGAAAGAATTCATCTTGGAGAATATTGATAATGAAGATTTTCTAATTAAGCATATTGCTGAGAAATTTAATGTGAGCCGAACCTCTTTCTTCAATAAATGGAAGTCGTTGACGGGTGAATCTCCAAAATGTATTATTCATCGGATTCGCATGGAAAAAGCACGTGAGCTATTGGAAAGTGGGAAATATGCCGTAAGCGTGATACCCGAAATGATCGGATTGAGAAGTGAAAAGAACTTCCGTAAAGAATACAAAAAGTATTTCAAGATGACTCCATGCGAATCTATTACGAAGATTTGA
- a CDS encoding DUF3244 domain-containing protein yields the protein MKTKLFLLLFVCLSGMVRAQQVNDSFIAWTGQISFISHWKGDPDEWKGGSDDRDIDNRSMPIIPISAIIENEKISIDFWDVTGDVTVSITEKDGLEIYSQPIFVNEYIRYDIAIGTYSPGVYLLKISNQDDGYIYGWFEVK from the coding sequence ATGAAAACAAAACTTTTTCTATTATTATTCGTTTGTTTGAGTGGAATGGTCAGGGCACAGCAGGTGAATGACAGTTTTATAGCTTGGACCGGTCAGATTTCTTTCATTAGTCATTGGAAAGGTGATCCGGACGAATGGAAAGGTGGCTCAGACGACAGAGATATAGATAATCGTTCCATGCCCATTATTCCTATCAGTGCAATTATTGAGAATGAAAAGATTTCAATTGATTTCTGGGACGTAACGGGTGATGTAACCGTTTCTATCACCGAGAAGGATGGATTGGAAATCTATTCCCAACCTATTTTTGTGAATGAATATATTCGATATGACATTGCCATTGGTACATATTCACCGGGAGTTTATCTGCTGAAAATATCCAACCAAGATGATGGATATATTTATGGATGGTTTGAGGTAAAATAA